The genomic stretch ctgctTCATAAGGGATGGTCTTCAGTCAATTGAGCTATCCATTGAAAACAAAATCTCCAGTAATTTGTTTTACAATATTGAGCCAAATtatcatcaaaatcaaaatatttgacaacaatgcttcttctttattcatttcataaaaatatagtatattactataataaaacaatatcataaatataaTGAGAAATTTATTCCATCCAAATTTGATCAATGCTTTGTTTAAACTCTTTGAATGTCACCGTCCCAATTAGTTCCCATATCTGCAGCATGCAGTTCTCTATAATCTCAGCATAAAGTCATCaattatttgtaaaataataaggatcctctcaattttatttgaaattgagagtatccagttaattaatgtattttagaggggtaaaattgtctaaaaaattaaaatgacaattttactccTCTAAAAAATACTAACAGGATATTCTCCATTTCATTcgaaattgagagaatcttaTTCCGACATTTGAAACCCACGATTAGGGTGAAAATTGTGATGAAAACCCCATTAATTACGAGTTATTCCAACACTAAATTAGAGAGATTGTCCACAACAAAAttgtttgtgaaaaaaaaaaaaagttttactacgaactaaattgaaagaaattgctTCAATTTCAAACTAGATATGCCATATTTTTCACGTCCACCCTTCATCATTCTCCTTGGCCTCTCAGCTTTCCGTTGCTTGCTTTCACGCTCCCTTCTGCCCCCATGTGCTCGCGTGTGCTGTTCTCATCCGCCAATCCGTCGCCCTTCCCCACAGTTGTAGCTTATGTTGTAGGGCAATATTGTTGTAGCTTCATTTGGGGTATTTATGTTATTTCCATGTGATTGTATTGATTTTCTAGTTTTGTTGTTGCTTTATGTGGATTTAAGTCTCACTGTATTTACCTGGTTAGCTAGATTTAATTGAGGAGGTTTTTGCTCTCCGACCTTCATTAGTCTCGTCTTTGTTAATGTAGGAGTTTGTAAAAGGTTGAGGAAACTTTTGAAGTTTGTGCCCcattttgtgtcatttaatGGCGTGTTTCTAGTACATTGCTAACCGTCTTAATTGGCGGGAATTTCATAGGGTCGTATAATTTATTTGTCacattgccttttttttttttttttttttttaaaaaaaatttatttaacttggATGTTGTTGGGTTACtggtaaaaataataaaaattggattaattggctgaatttaaaaattgtccattatatatatggttaaatactaaatactcccATGAagtttcataactttatttttttctccttagggtttgatttttatcacaggagattcctgtgattttgataatagaccaaatttgtcctccgttagttgaccattaattgacttaacggaattccatgtggatcaatcaaatgttgacacgtgacacatatttaattttttttttaaattaaaaaaaaaaaaaaaaccaaaaaaaaagggaaaaaaattggggggggCTCGTTGGCCATttgggagccaccccctttgtccatgaggccacccccatctggttggatgggggtggctcggccacccccttggctccaagggccacccccttggtgcccaagggagtggccgaaaccacccccagtgggtattAGGAGCCACCCTCttggagcctagggggtggccgaaaccacccccaaccaccatttggggtggttttggccaccccctttagTCCAACGGTTTAGATTTAGgtaaaatgtaaaatcagtttATTTGATCTGTAATTAGCTCAAtgtaatatcaaaataaatttaaaggttTCTAaggtatgttaaaaaaaatggaaaatgtataataaatccatgagtcaaccctccaaaattttaaaatccttaagttttttttttttcaaaaatttactccttgggttaatggaaatgacaataaaatccctgccgtaaaaattttttaacagccgttagtcaaattcaaaacgcaccattttaccccattaaaatattaattttttattaatttaattttaaaatttaaatctaaaaataaaaaaataaaaaaaattaatcttttgtcAACTCATGACTTCTTGCCCCAACCACGGCGAACACACCCAAGCTCTCGAATCTCTCCGACAACATCAACGGTGGTTTGGCTTCGGTGGTGTCTTCTCTAGTTGTTGGAGAACAATTGATTTCTCAAGTAGATTTCCAGTTGGTGACTTCTTgccttcaaattgatttttcaggttgaagaacaagaaaaagagaattttatTGCTGGTTCTTGTTATTATATCTTGATGGTCTTTTATCTTTACAATTTCAGGGTCTCTACTGCGATTACCAAAGGGAGAAAACAAGACTGTTGTCGATCTGATCATTGCTCAAAGTTTTTGGTTTCTTGCTCTGGGTTTTGTTGGTAGAAGGATTTTCTGAATGGGTTTTgcttagtcttttttttttctttctatttttggtaTATGGGATTTTTTTAGCTTGTCAGATGTCAACGTTTGGAGAATCTGGTTGTTTCCCTTAGAGCCAAGCTAACGTTTGCCCAAGTAGAGAGAGAGTTGATCAGATCTTAGATTCTAACTTGAACAAAAGGGTCCGCAATTCGTACAGCGAAAGCAAAGCAGTCACTTGTAAAGGTAATGGAAAAGGCGTTTTCGGGCCAGATTAAGGTATAGATAGACCAACCATGGAACAACCCCATAGCTATCCTTACGAATAAACAGAGGGCAAGGAGAATTACAACAAGCATCAGaaaggtttaaaaaaattccacagGCTTCAAAAGATTCCAACATGTTTAAGACGGCTAAAACACATTAGCAGAGGCATGCATAACATTGTCCCTTAAGATGTTGGATTCTCATACACAAGACTCAGGAGCCCAATTTCAATAGCCCTTCTCAAAAAGGGAATTACATCAAAATTGCACATCTAAAGAAGGGATTCTGGTAGATTGGTAGCGCCTGGTTTGATGGAATTGGGTTTTTTCTAGGGTTGTCAATACTGAGAAAATTTGAgtgttttttactttgtttggtTTGACGAAGACCTTTTGGCATTGGATTGTGCTCTGCAATGATGTAttgttttgaggaaaaattGCAGGTTTGGATGTTTGTGATTACTCTAATCATTCAAATATGACAATGGAACTGTAGTAGTGCATTTTCGTTGTTAGGAGAGATCCATAGGAAGATGGCCTCCACAACCCCTCCCTCCTCTCCTCTGCAAATTCACTAACTTCCTTTGTCacctcaccaccaccaccttcttCCCCTGTTCCGTCGAATTCTTCAACTACGCCTACTCAGACTACTGACACCCCAGCGCCCTCATCCCCTTCAACCCCTTCAACCCCTTCAACTCTAGCTCCTCAATCTCCTCCACCGCCAGTCCCTGCTGCTCCTCCTCCATCCCCGCTAGCTTCACCCTCACTGGTATTAACACCACTTCCAACCTCACCGCCACCTTCTCCGCCAACTTCAACCCCACCATCAACTTCACCACCGCCATCGCCACCAACATGACCCCCACCATCTGCCCCTCCACCAGCATCACTCCCTCCAGTTTTATCTTCGCCGCCACCGCCACTAGGAGGCTCTCCTCCGCAAGCATCCCTTACACCTCCGGTGGCATCCCCACCTCCCCCTCGAGCCATTCCACCAACTACATCTTTACCTCCTCCACCCAATGATCCAACACCGCCTTCCTCCAATCCAGATATGGGAAATTTTTAAGATCTCtctggaatttttttaattttaaaatttaaattaataaaaaattaatattttaatgaggtgaaacggtgcgttttgaatttgactaacggctattaaaaatttttgacggcaaagattttattgttatttttgttaatctagggagtaaatttttgaaaaaaaaaaaacttaagggttttaaaattttggagggttgactcaaggatttatcatacatttttccttaaaaaaataattgaattttttcaaccaaatttcttatactaatttaacagattttgaTAACGTGATATATTAAAGcgaataaaattgtgacacatgtCCTATTTAAGTAAGTTTAAcactaacaaattaaatttgttaaattagtagacaaaatttgagtgtaaaaattaaattatttatttagtataCCTCAGAAatctttgaatttattttaatactataaggagctaattataaatcaagtaaatcacaattttcctttagttttaatcttttcattttttattttactttttacttaacTACTCAGGTATATATTGCAATTTCAAGGTTTTATCTATGAGCATAATATTTTTGCCTAGTTGGATGGACCAATGGTGCACCACTCTGGTGTGCAAAACAAGCTAAGAAAAAGATCACTAGAGTGATGTCAGCGAGAGCCGAGTcaacagatatatatatataggctaatttATGTACGTCATGCATTTTCAAGAGTGTTTTTTTGGTAAGACCTTTCAAGAATTTTTTGGATGATGACATATCTTGCCACGTCAGCGGGAGTCGAgtcaacaaatatatatatatattttttttggctaatttaTGTACGTCATGCATTTTCAAGAGTAACTTATATTGTTTAGTTGATTTATTTTGGATTAGTTGTTTCAAGGGAATAATTAAGATTTATTGTTATTAGGCTATCCAAAATAACATAGATTTGGGGGGCTTTtcgggcatttttttttttaaggggtgAGTTCTCCAACAACAGATCcaatataaactaaaatagtacagaaataattacaaaagGTAAGAAATTGGTGAAACGAGTGACCGAGTCCTCTCAAGGGACTGCACAAAGCGGTTACATAATCAAAAATGACACTAAATAAGACCACTTAGAACCATCAACAACCACCTAAAGGAATTATGAGACTCACTATTCGAACTCCTTAAAAGAAAAGAGTCACGAGGCTCATGACTACATCCTAAATTATTTGGGATAGATGTCTTACAATTCATCTTTTAAGCTATCAAAATTTTTATGACAGTAGGACAACCTAATAACATATCTTCCTGCAAAGGGCACATGGGAAAGGAAGAgttaaaatgatttaaaatgtCTGCAGCTCGAATCTAAATCAAAGTTTAGATTTCAATTTGTCTCGTCCATTGACTTTCACCTATTATTATGGATGAAAGACGGTACAATAGAGCACATCCATcgaagcaaaataaaaaatagagcaCATCCATcaggtcctttttttttaaaaaaaaaaatcctctattatatatatatatatatctccccCAAGAAATGGTTAAAGAGGAAACGAAGCAAAAGAAATAGTAGTTGATGTCCCAAGGACCGGGTCCATCTCATTCTCATGTCTTTGACTGAGAGAC from Corylus avellana chromosome ca1, CavTom2PMs-1.0 encodes the following:
- the LOC132162387 gene encoding uncharacterized protein LOC132162387, which produces MARGGGGDATGGVRDACGGEPPSGGGGEDKTGGSDAGGGADGGGHVGGDGGGEVDGGVEVGGEGGGEVGSGVNTSEGEASGDGGGAAGTGGGGD